The Rhopalosiphum maidis isolate BTI-1 chromosome 1, ASM367621v3, whole genome shotgun sequence genome has a segment encoding these proteins:
- the LOC113550062 gene encoding CCR4-NOT transcription complex subunit 1-like isoform X1 encodes MNLDSLSYTLSQISYLVANLSKKNYKSSVQELVDAIQLQGFEADRHLLRCLLSHIDLKEIEGPRNISHKDYYQVQLLAQQCTTLLNKPSLTSILCFALDNPLNIQKPLKSSIQPLKPSIQLFVQLSRILHLSLVQEVVFGLVCLESANYSTFALQFVKQKLPELIKSYINSDINTEQVTGGGLHDSSPEVLHLILSHVFAVDDQIFGISKEVKEVLLKNLRRDFPLEVAPVLLAPLIYSDNPDRPMDKINQDMSSISNSMLDPSLADLVMEMGYSICSSLEECRRNLLSVISGNGSSVIFGPSSIAKVLSMMIRTHTGLDTQSNLTYWPGDNANHDLEKSSINCTTWNVEVFVHTIKDLNPSLSWSDVIKELDHNDFIIKDRQGLVLLFTALRLGLKAQGYHADNFPVEMIYRHWSNSEAQMSLVQLILQNSDVFCFADYPYRSVSIDLLKVTPEADNKDINNWRSIELVDLMLYLAERGLYYQVQECLKFPAQKCPDLLALALIQSNGPLSMVRHEMISGLIPIFLGNHSNAGVILHHAWNHQNVGLRHTLVQAMSDWYVRSDHDHVKLSRILDIAQDLKALSLLLSVQQFVFVIDLACLASRREYLKLDKWLSDKIREHGENFVSACVKFLQKRCPQLAGSSTKDEHLSKYTPLSSETVLTILNCLRNVTGTISQELSDAILQMVTNCTNMYMSKVVSARINSTAPPPAILRASQHHRLNEGPSSQVLVDQLTGLATSLASLGLNSSAQSSSTFSLPGSLGQLVQTPGSPSRNNIGNTSGHGGFSIMTPSSSNAPGPAVSSQLSGPSNMLGRLPPHQINPSAIVKANHPIDNSLFVDGNMPVSVPKDIEDEANSYFQRIYNLAPHHSLSIDEVLEMLKRFQESPVKREREVFCCMLRNLFEEYRFFPAYPEKELITTAHLFGGIIEHGLVSNYKALGLALRFILDALKKSPSSKMYNFGITALDRFKHRLKDYHQYCSHIYAIPHFQQFPQHLIEYVEYGKTSNEPPSRVTDLAGASSNIISQGSFMPNSLNAFKAQSITTTTATTTVSSSSSKLTTTNAVLPSRPSIANTTNIDTLLVATEQEDKMIAPAENVQDKIAFIFNNLSQVNLQTKCDEIREIITHECLPWLSQYLVMKRVSIELNFHTLYSNFLDCLNNEALNSLIILETFRNIRVLLKSDKGMANFSDRSLLKNLGHWLGMITLAKNKPILLDDIDLKMLLVEAYNKGHQELLFTVPFIAKILESCAKSKVFRPRNPWTMSVMNCLAELHEEPDLKLTLKFEVEVLCKALNIELKDLTAGYVLKDPEIAKKLEPQLSNAEKSKPRPQSAPEPPKMSVPTPQRQTPIIQTIVASQAQQQQNNNATVPSVNSNTRFNDELVGHVVAAGGVTTLTSTGSMGISGTPGMSPPLPLVEPKFNYVTFNTTNSSQIMSMIVINSQIPLFHSQPTLKTYVRNAIERSIQEWINPVVERSVKIAVITTEHIVKKDFGMDPDDTHLRKAAHCMVRNLTSGLAMITCREQVIQTLTTNLKQHFMSVLISPSQSQKEMIDQACTMCANDNLELACAFVQKTATEKAVIEIDKYLKIEYDRRSMSRMEGRRYCDPLVLGGQAEYLPETLRNKVGLPPPQMIGVYEEFARNIPGFQPLDREAVSLFIPKSGFPPDEMTVVYEKLISDIESLLQLYIGNQRILSNTTQPSNLHSVMEAMTTLRRSRDIVTAGNVVNKTVESYLDGLSSSANHDLDMSIRYRDIHLNIFRAFQDPRAYNLQWTNKTLTKALMESRDELRFNIDAIDVLIRAGMVNISMYDMHLAMSMDNGANYVAMAYIKQFLQNYLIDNRSNSPITEHHLQATIDALNGIVLSGRPVPDGLTALLEAIRSPQTENNASERMASGSSSSSAHIQHGMLQGRDFDDPPGLLEKTEFLLKEWLTIYSSAPNRDPGKTFSVYIHQMNVQGILKSDDIITRFFRLSTQMMVELCYRQIPDQTQSPSTVRAKLFHTIDAYVKLIVLLVKHSGDATAITTKTNLLNKVLGIVVGVLLQDHDVQATDFHQLPYHRILITLFLDLNAPDPVLESINYPILAAFCHTFHLLRPRKVPGFAYAWLELISHRIFIGRLLGLTPQQKRQRAYDQTPVTDVQGWNFYAQLLIDLFKYLAPFLRNAELAKPVHLLYKGTLRVLLILLHDFPEFLCEFHYGFCDVIPPNCIQMRNLILSAFPRNMRLPDPFTPNLKVDVLQEISLAPKISPDFQCYIQPASFKKDLDLYLKTRAPVTFLSEIRTTMQQSCCEPGMRYNLSLLNAIVLYVGTQAIQHIRSKGLVPNTSTIAHSAHMDIFQNLSVDLDTEGRYLFLNAIANQLRFPNSHTHYFSCTLLYLFAEANSEAIQEQITRVLLERLIVNRPHPWGLLITFIELIKNPAYKFWNHEFVHCAPEIEKLFESVARSCMVHKQPNTSTDSGDLPDL; translated from the exons ATGAACCTGGATTCATTGTCATATACGTTGTCGCAAATCAGCTATCTCGTTGCTAATTTGTCGAAAAAGAATTATAAGTCAAGCGTTCAAGAATTAGTGGAT GCAATCCAATTGCAAGGATTCGAAGCAGATCGACATTTATTGCGCTGTCTTCTTTCTCACATAGATCTTAAAGAGATTGAAGGACCGCGGAATATATCGCATAAGGATTACTACCAAGTTCAATTGTTGGCACAACAGTGTACAACTCTTTTAAATAAGCCTTCCCTCACTTCGATTTTGTGTTTTGCACTTGACAATCCACTTAATATACAaaag cctCTTAAATCATCAATACAGCCATTAAAACCATCAATACAGCTATTTGTCCAGCTGAGTAGGATATTGCATCTTAGTCTCGTTCAAGAAGTTGTTTTTGGACTCGTTTGTTTGGAATCAGCAAACTATTCAACATTTGcattacaatttgtaaaacaaaaattgccAGAATTAATCAAATCTTATATTAACTCAG atATTAATACTGAGCAAGTTACTGGAGGAGGATTGCATGATTCTAGTCCTgaagtattacatttaatattaagtcaCGTATTTGCTGTTGATGATCAAATATTtg gCATAAGCAAAGAAGTCAaagaagttttattaaaaaatttacgcCGTGATTTTCCGCTCGAAGTTGCTCCTGTATTATTGGCTCCTTTAATATATTCTGATAATCCAGATCGCCCAatggataaaataaatcaagatATGTCATCTATTTCCAATTCAATG TTGGATCCATCACTAGCTGATTTAGTTATGGAAATGGGCTATTCTATTTGTTCATCTCTAGAAGAATGCCGTCGAAATTTGTTATCGGTAATTAGTGGAAATGGTTCTTCAGTCATTTTTGGCCCTTCATCAATTGCAAAAGTGTTATCAATGATGATACGAACACATACTGGGCTTGACACTCAATCAAATTTGACATACTGGCCTGGCGACAATGCAAACCATGATCTAGAGAAAAGCTCTATTAATTGTACAACATGGAATGTTGAAGTTTTTGTTCATACAATCAAAGACttg aatccATCATTGTCTTGGTCAGATGTTATCAAAGAACTTGaccataatgattttattattaaagatagaCAAGGTTTAGTTCTTCTTTTTACTGCTTTGCGACTTGGCTTAAAAGCCCAAGGATATCATGCAGATAACTTTCCCGTTGAAATGATTTATCGACATTGGTCAAATTCTGAAGCACAG atgtcACTTGTCCaacttatattacaaaattctgatgttttttgttttgctgATTATCCATACCGTTCTGTATCAATCGATTTGCTGAAAGTAACCCCAGAAGCagataataaagatattaataattg gcgtTCAATTGAGCTTGTTGATTTAATGTTGTATTTGGCTGAACGTGGTCTTTATTATCAAGTGCAAGAGTGTTTAAAGTTTCCAGCTCAAAAATGTCCCGATTTATTGGCCCTTGCTCTAATTCAGTCTAATGGTCCTTTGAGTATGGTCAGGCATGAAATGATAAGTGGTCTTATACCAATATTTCTTGGAAATCACAGCAATGCAGGTGTCATATTGCACCATGCATGGAATCACCAG aatgtCGGGCTCAGACATACTTTAGTGCAAGCCATGAGTGATTGGTATGTGCGTAGTGATCATGACCATGTAAAACTTTCCCGCATTTTAGATATAGCTCAagatttaaag gcATTATCTCTATTGTTAAGTGTTCAGCAGTTTGTATTTGTCATTGATTTAGCTTGTTTAGCTTCACGACGAGAATACTTGAAGCTTGATAAATGGTTATCAGATAAAATTCGTGAACATGGCGAAAATTTTGTTTCTgcttgtgttaaatttttgcaa aaaagaTGCCCTCAGTTAGCTGGATCTTCAACCAAAGATGAACATTTGTCTAAATACACTCCTTTGTCATCTGAGACTGTTCTAACAATCTTAAATTGTCTACGCAATGTTACTGG aACTATTTCACAAGAACTCTCAGATGCTATTTTGCAAATGGTAACAAATTGTACCAATATGTATATGTCAAAAGTAGTATCAGCACGTATTAATTCAACAGCTCCGCCACCAGCTATCCTCCGTGCTTCACAACATCATCGACTAAATGAAGGGCCATCATCACAAGTATTAGTTGACCAACTTACTGGGTTGGCTACTAGTCTTGCTAGTCTTGGATTAAATTCTTCAGCACAATCAAGTTCTACATTTAGTTTACCtg gCTCCTTAGGGCAGTTAGTTCAAACACCTGGATCGCCATCTCGTAATAATATCGGTAATACATCTGGACATGGAGGTTTCTCTATTATGACCCCTTCATCTTCAAATGCTCCAGGTCCTGCAGTTTCCAGTCAATTATCTGGACCATCTAATATGCTTGGCCGATTACCACCTCACCAGATCAATCCATCAGCAATAGTGAAAGCTAATCATCCTA tcgaCAACAGTTTATTTGTTGATGGTAACATGCCAGTCTCTGTACCTAAAGACATAGAAGATGAAGCAAATAGTTATTTCcaacgtatttataatttggcaCCCCATCATTCACTATCAATTGATGAAGTACTAGAAATGTTAAAAAGATTTCAAGAATCTCCAGTTAAACGTGAAAGG gaaGTTTTTTGTTGTATGTTGAGAAACTTGTTTGAAGAGTATAGATTTTTCCCAGCATATCCTGAAAAAGAATTAATAACAACAGCTCATCTTTTTGGTGGTATTATAGAGCATGGTCTTGTTtc aaattataaagcTTTGGGTCTTGCGTTACGTTTTATTTTGGATGCATTAAAGAAGAGTCCAagttctaaaatgtataattttggtATAACTGCATTGGATCGTTTTAAACATCGTTTGAAGGATTATCATCAATATTGTTCTCACATTTATGCAATTCCTCATTTCCAACAGTTCCCACAACATCTTAtagag tATGTTGAGTATGGTAAAACTTCAAATGAACCACCATCTAGAGTAACAGATTTAGCTGGAGcaagtagtaatattatatcacaagGATCATTCATGCCAAATTCTCTTAATGCTTTCAAAGCCCAAAGTATCACTACTACCACAGCTACTACTACAGTATCATCTTCATCTTCTAAACTTACTACTACTAATGCTGTGTTACCATCCAGG cCATCAATTGCAAACACAACAAACATCGATACTTTGTTAGTGGCCACAGAACAAGAGGACAAAATGATTGCACCTGCTGAAAATGTTCAAGATAAAATTGCTTTTATCTTTAACAACTTAAGTCAAGTGAATCTGCAAACTAag tgTGATGAAATTAGAGAAATTATCACCCATGAATGTTTACCATGGTTATCACAATATTTGGTTATGAAACGTGTCAGTATTGAATTGAATTTCCATACTTTGTACTCTAACTTTTTGGATTGTTTGAATAATGAAGCCttgaattcattaataatattggaaacATTCAGGAATATAAGA GTTTTGTTAAAAAGTGACAAAGGAATGGCCAATTTTTCTGATAGGTCACTATTAAAGAATTTAGGTCATTGGTTGGGAATGATAACATtagcaaaaaataaacctatacTATTGGACGATATTGacctaaaaatgttattggtaGAAGCATATAATAAGGGACATCAAGAATTACTATTTACTGTGCCATTTATTGCTAAGATACTAGAATCATGTGCTAAAAGCAAA GTATTTAGACCAAGAAATCCATGGACAATGTCTGTAATGAACTGTTTAGCTGAACTTCATGAAGAACCAGATTTGAAATTAACTTTGAAATTTGAAGTTGAAGTATTATGTAAAGCTTTAAACATAGAACTTAAG gattTGACTGCTGGATATGTTCTTAAAGATCCAGAAATAGCAAAGAAATTAGAACCTCAATTATCTAATGCAGAAAAATCTAAACCTCGACCTCAAAGTGCTCCAGAGCCTCCAAAAATGTCTGTTCCTACACCCCAACGCCAAACACCAATTATTCaaa caatcGTTGCTTCCCAAGCTCAGCAACAACAGAATAATAATGCAACAGTTCCATCAGTAAATTCTAATACTCGATTCAATGATGAACTTGTTGGCCATGTAGTGGCTGCTGGTGGAGTTACAACTTTAACATCTACTGGTAGTATGGGCATTAGTGGTACACCAGGCATGTCTCCACCACTACCTTTGGTTGAGCCtaagtttaattatgttaCATTCAATACTACTAATTCATCACAGATAATGTCTATGATTGTTATTAACTctcaa attccgCTGTTTCATAGTCAACCAACATTAAAGACTTATGTACGAAATGCCATAGAACGGTCAATCCAAGAATGGATAAATCCTGTTGTCGAGAGATCAGTAAAAATTGCAGTAATTACCACAGAACACATTGTTAAAAaa gaTTTTGGTATGGACCCAGATGACACCCATTTACGTAAAGCAGCGCATTGTATGGTAAGAAATTTAACTTCTGGTTTGGCAATGATTACATGTCGAGAACAAGTCATTCAAACATTGACAACTAATCTGAAGCAACATTTTATGAGCGTTTtgatt TCTCCATCACAATCTCAAAAGGAAATGATTGATCAAGCTTGTACCATGTGTGCGAATGATAATTTAGAATTAGCATGTGCATTTGTCCAAAAAACTGCAACTGAAAAAGCCGTAATAGAAATTgacaaatacttaaaaatt gaaTATGATAGGCGCAGTATGTCAAGAATGGAAGGTCGTCGTTATTGTGATCCACTAGTATTAGGTGGCCAAGCAGAATATCTGCCAGAAACTCTACGTAATAAAGTTGGTTTACCACCACCTCAGATGATTGGAGTGTATGAGGAATTTGCAAGGAACATACCTGGTTTTCAACCATTAGATCGGGAGGCTGTTTCGTTGTTCATTCCCAAatct GGTTTTCCACCTGATGAGATGACAGTAGTTTATGAAAAACTCATTAGTGACATTGAGTcacttttacaattatatattggcAACCAACGAATACTTTCTAACACAACACAACCATCAAATTTACATAGTGTTATGGAAGCAATGACAACATTAAGAAGATCACGTGATATTGTTACTGCAGGAAATGttgttaataaa accGTAGAAAGTTATTTAGACGGTCTTAGTTCATCAGCAAACCATGATTTGGATATGAGTATCAGATACCGTGATATACATCTCAATATATTTAGAGCTTTTCAAGATCCTCGtgcttacaatttacaatggaCTAATAAAACTCTGaccaa AGCTCTCATGGAATCTAGAGATGAGTTACGTTTTAACATTGATGCTATTGATGTTTTAATACGTGCTGGAATGGTGAATATTAGCATGTATGACATGCACTTGGCTATGTCTATGGATAATGGTGCAAATTATGTAGCCATGGcatacataaaacaatttttacaaaactatttGATAGATAATCGTTCTAATTCACCTATAACTGAACATCATCTCCAAGCTACTATTGATGCATTGAATGGCATTGTGCTTAGTGGTCGCCCTGTTCCTGATGG gttgACAGCACTTCTGGAAGCAATTAGATCACCACAAACAGAAAATAATGCTTCAGAAAGAATGGCTAGTGGCAGTAGTAGTTCTTCAGCACACATTCAACATGGAATGCTACAG GGTAGAGACTTTGATGATCCTCCTGGATTGTTGGAAAAAACTGAGTTTTTACTTAAGGAATGGTTGACCATTTATAGTTCAGCACCCAATAGAGATCCAGGAAAAACTTTTAGTGTATACATTCATCAA ATGAATGTCCaaggaattttaaaatctgatgACATCATAACTCGATTTTTCCGCCTCAGTACACAGATGATGGTTGAACTATGTTATAGACAGATACCTGATCAAACTCAGTCTCCTTCCACTGTCCGTGCTAAACTTTTCCATACAATTGATGCCTATGTTAAACTCATCGTGCTACTAGTTAAACATTCTGGTGATGCAACTGCCATAACTACTAAAACAAATCTTTTGAATAAA GTTCTTGGAATTGTTGTTGGTGTTTTGCTTCAAGATCATGACGTCCAAGCCACTGACTTTCACCAATTACCATACCATAGGATTTTAATCACTCTTTTCCTTGATTTGAATGCACCTGATCCAGTATTAGAATCAATCAATTATCCT ataCTTGCTGCATTTTGTCATACTTTTCATCTACTTCGACCAAGAAAAGTTCCAGGCTTTGCATATGCGTGGCTGGAACTTATATCTCACAGGATATTCATTGGTCGTCTTTTGGGATTAACTCCACAACAAAAA CGACAGCGTGCTTACGATCAAACTCCGGTTACTGATGTTCAGGGTTGGAATTTCTATGCTCAATTACTCATTGACCTGTTCAAATACCTGGCTCCATTCTTAAGAAATGCTGAACTTGCCAAGCCTGTTCATTTGTTATATAAGGGAACATTGCGAGTGCTCCTCATTTTGCTACATGATTTTCCCGAATTCTTGTGCGAGTTCCACTATGGCTTTTGTGATGTGATACCTCCAAATTGCATTCAG atgagaaatttgatattatctGCATTCCCACGTAACATGCGTTTACCAGATCCATTTACACCAAACTTAAAAGTTGACGTGCTTCAAGAAATATCTTTGGCTCCAAAAATTAGTCCAGATTTTCAATGTTACATCCAACCAGCTagctttaaaaaa gatttagatttatatttgaaaactcGAGCTCCAGTTACATTTTTGTCGGAGATCCGTACTACGATGCAACAGAGTTGTTGTGAACCAGGAATGCGTTATAATCTTTCACTTTTAAACGCAATTGTTCTGTATGTTGGTACCCAAGCTATTCAGCATATTCGCAGCAAGGGTTTAGTTCCAAATACTTCTACTATTGCTCATTCTGCGCACAtggatattttccaaaatttaTCTGTGGACCTTGACACAGAag gtcgctatttgtttttaaatgctaTTGCAAACCAATTACGTTTTCCTAATAGTCACACACATTACTTTAGCTGTACTCTTTTGTATCTATTCGCTGAGGCTAACAGTGAAGCTATTCAAGAACAAATAACAAG agTTCTTTTGGAAAGGTTGATTGTTAACAGACCTCATCCTTGGGGCTTATTGATCACATTTATTGAGCTAATAAAAAATCCAGCATACAAGTTTTGGAACCACGAATTTGTACATTGCGCTCCAGAAATTGAAAA GTTATTTGAATCTGTTGCCCGTTCTTGCATGGTACACAAACAACCCAACACTTCAACAGATAGTGGAGATTTACCAGATTTATAA